The Vibrio cyclitrophicus sequence TTGGGTAGAAAGCACGTAACTGTCTTCGCACATGACTCAAGTCAATATCGACAACGATACGGTCAGAAAGCAGAATCTTCTTACCTTCTCCATAAATAATTATCTTTGATTGACCTATCTCCTTAGCAAATATAACAACTGTATTTTCGTCTACTACGTTGTAATCAGCTATATCAGGAGCACTAATGAAAACCGTTGATATTGGCTCGCCAACTCGAATATGGTGACCGTCATTTTGGGTTATATAAGTTTCCGCATTCGCGCTGAGTGAAAGCGATATACATAACAGCATCAAGCAGAACTGAGTTAATAACTCTAAGAGTTTTTCTGTTTTCATTAGAGTTCATCTCCTTGATTAGATAAACGACTCGCCCCTCTTAGCTCTGCGACTCCACTGTAATTTTCAATAACATTTCTTACGTTAGCTTGGACAGGCTCTTCGTATTCATAAGAACGATATACTTCAAGGTGCATTGTTTTCTCAGCTATCGAAAGTCGAGCAATATCTTTAGGATCAATCTCCAAAATTATAATAATGGCGTCTTCTTGACTTGCTTGGGTATCAGCTCTGATCAAAGAGTCATTTTCTTCGTTTTGCTCTACACCCAGTACTTTTGCATTTCTTAATAAATGTTTTGCATGAACCCCTGTATATTCAATTGTGGCTTCTTCTACGGAGAGGTTATCTTGAGGAGAGCTTATCGCGAGTATGTCTACAAAAACTCCGGGTCTAATATAACCGGCGACCAAATTCTCACGGCTCACTTGGAGAGGAAAAGGCTCTTTTCCATCAGAAATCAACAAATCTATATAGCCTGAATTGCCTTTTGCCACTTGAAATTCGGGCATAACTAAACTGCCGGCAATTATATTTCGGTTAAGTAGAGTAGAGGGTGAAAAGTCGAGTTCAATATCTGAGCGTACACCTTTTTCTAAAGCCAAATCTAGCAAGATCTGCTCTCGCACGACCTGCTCTGAAGACAGAGGTTTCCCTCTATCCAGATCTGTCTTTGCACGCCAAACTTGGACGTAAACATCTTCTTTTGTAGGTGAGGTAACAGTCTCTTTGGTTTGATTATCGCTTGGATTTAATATTAAACCGTACACCCCTAAACCTATTGCAATTAAAGCAATGATAATGGCTAATCTGGAACGCATTACATTTCTCCCACATAGATGTACTGCATTATCGAAAAGACAAATCCGAAAGATATTGCTATACCATACGGAATCCCGGCAAACTTAATCAGTCCTAATTGAAATCGATTATCTATAATTTTTAGAATCAAATAGATGAGTGCTAACAACCCCCCAATAACGGCTATGACTACATATGTATAAGGCCAAAAACTCGGGGGAGTTGCTAAACTCAATGCTCCCATTAGTTTAATATCTCCGCCACCGATCACTTTGAAAGCATATATAATCAAAAGTACACAATACAAAAATGCTAATGAGTAAAAAAAATCAATAGAGAAATGATTATGACCGATTAATATTGATATAAATAAAGCACACCCAACTGTTTTATTGCTAATCCGACGGTACTTCAAGTCTGAAAATACAACATATGAAAGCAACAATAATAAAGAGCACAAAAGCATGTGCTCTGTGTATCGAATCTGTCCCATAAATAAACGTTATTAAGGACTAATATTAGGTCAATTATTCTTTAATCAATGCAGCTTCTTGCCCTAACTCTTTACCCAAATTTTTGAAACCAAGAGCTAGATCATCAACGAAGCCATCGTTGCTGTAAAAAGCTGTAACTAACAACACAGCCATTGCAATAGCAATTAAACCATATTCAATAGCTGTCACACCTCTCTCATCTTTTCTTAGATCAGCAATAAAGTTTGTCGTATATACGTAAAATTTAGTAATCATGATGCCATCCTTTTTTCATGCTTCTAGTGCAAAGCAATTAGATCTTAGTAATCAGATCACATTCTCACATTCAGATACTATCGGTTTCCCCGATGTGTATTTAGAAAATACACATAAATTTGAAGGGGTTATTTTATTTATATTGCTTATCTATTTAATTAATAAGAATTTTTGCTGTTAAATTTATATTTCTCTTTGAAAATCAAGTTAACTACGCCTAAGGTTGTAGTGTGATGAAAGTCACACTTTTCTTTCAAATAGTGTTAAAGCTGCCTATTAGTATTAGCCTAATACTTATGGTGTATGGTCTGTAGGAGGGAGTATGAAGCTCACTTTAGACAACTTAATCTCATTTCATACAGTTGCCTCTGAAGGTTCGTTTAGCTGTGCCGCGAGGAAATTAGGTAAATCGCAATCAACGATTAGTGGAGCGATAAAAAATCTAGAACAAGATTTAGGGTATTTGCTCCTAGATAGAGGGAATCATACGATAACTCTAACTGATAAAGGAAAGAAAATATACGCGTTAGCCACACCAATAATTTTCAAACATCAAGAGCTAAATAACATTGCCAACAATTTATCAAATTCAAATCTAACTAAAATAAAAGTTGGAATTGATCTACTAATGCTAAACTCAAATGTTAGGAGTGCTCTTATTGAATTTTCAGAGGAGTTCCCCGAAGTCGAAATAAAGGTTGTTACAAAGCCAAGCTATATTCTAGGTGATTATATAAATCGAAACAAAATTGATATAGCGATAGGAAATCCCTATCACAAAACCATCTATGATTTTAATATAGAAGAGCTATTTTTAGTTAATTGCATTTGGGTTGCGAGTAAAGAGATTGTTAAAAACTCAAACTTTAATTCACAAAAAAATCGATTACTACTGCTTGATGGTTATAAAGATATTATTGATTTCTCTATTATTTCAAGTCATAACATTTGGGTGCTGGATGATATTAGTACTATCCTTGAGCTCTGTAGTGCGGGGAAAGGGATAGCCCTACTTCCACAGCATATTATTGAAACCAAATCAGAAATAAACCAATTAGTAAAAATACCGAGTGATACACAATTGTTTGGTAAGCAAATATATGCATCAATGATCTGGCCATTACACAGTGAGTTTGGTAAATATCATCAGTGGATTCACAACAAACTAAGGAGCACCTACCACCTATGAACAACGAACAACTGCTCTATTAAAATATGAAATATTTCTGTTTTGCAGTTTCACTGGTAATTATTGGTTTTATTAGTGAGCTCTCAGCGAAAGTGACTTATATGAGAGACTCTCTAGCCTCTTATGAAGAACTGCAAGAAAATCAAAGATTGCAGCGAATTGTGGTTCCAAAAAGCAAAGAAATACAAGAAATACGAGCTTCCCAAACTACCCCACCAGTACTTCTATCTCTACCAATTACTGACAGCGTCAGCAATAAATATCTAATATATCAAACTCACATCGAACACTCTGCGACAAAGTGGAAAATTCCAGCATCATTAATCATTGCTATGATACACGCTGAAAGTTTCTTTGATCCAAATGTTGTTTCCCATGCCTCAGCTATCGGATTAATGCAAATTCTTGTTAATGGTGGCGCTGCTGAAGTATCACGCGAACTTTATGACAATAGGCCTATCAGAGCGCAAGACCTCTTTATTCCTGAATTCAATATTGATGTAGGGACCGCTTATTTACATCTATTGGAGACAAAGTATCTCAACAACATTCGCTCCACTAACGCAAGAAGACTGCTAGCAATTGCTTCTTATAACTGTGGCTTGTCTAATCTAATGAAATACTCCTTCGGTGATAAAAATCTCAACACATTCGCAAAAAATATCAATAAATTATCAGATGATGAGTTATACATAATGCTGACCACACAATTGCGTATAGCAGAAACAAGAACTTACGTAGCAAAAGTGTACAAATTAAACAAGCAATACCGAGCCTTACTCAACTGATATATATTCTTATATGGCGATGGCGTTCATTAAATTTCTAACCTAAAGTTTGAATTGATGGAAACTCTGTGAATCGCAAGGCTGTTTCTATCATCTCTTACAACAAACTGTGGACTCATACTGATCGGATTTATCTATGACAATTTAGCGCAATAACGTGGCGGCTACCGAATCAAAGATAGCTGTAATTTTTATCAATTTGGCCACAAGGATGTGTCGTATTTTTCAAGAATTTTAAAGAAAAGGACAGGCGTAACCCCTGCAAGCTAAAGACGTGCCTGCACAGATAACAGAAAACGCTAATTTTACTCCCTAAAAGAAAAAATCATGGTACATTTAACATGATTTTAACAAAAATAACCAAAAATAACTTAGCGAAAAACATGGAGTTAGACAATGATTCAGCCTAACGAGTTTAGCCAAGAACAAGCAACAGCTCTCCCTACACCCAATGACATGATTTTAAAATGGGCAGAAGAACGCCCAGATGAAGTCTATTTGAAACAGATTATTAACCGCCAATTTGTCGAATTTACTTATAAAGAAGTAGCCGACAAAGCACTGAAATTGGCGTCAGCATTAGAAGGACTCGGAGCCCAACCTGGCGATCGAGTCGCTCTCGTATCGAAAAACTGTGCAGAATGGTTCATCTGCGATCTTGCCATGATGTTAGGAGATTTTGTCAGCGTCCCAATCTTTCCAACAGCAGGTGCAGATACCATTCAATACTGTATTGAACACAGTGAAAGTAAAATTGTGATTGCGGGTAAGCTTGACGATCCTAAAGCCACTCAAAAAGTACTCGATGATAACCCGAGTCTAACCAGTATCTCACTGCCCTACGATACCGCTGCGAAGTGCCAACACACATTTGAGCAGCTCATAGAGACACATGAACCATCAACCAAACGACCTCAGCATCACGACGATAAGCTGATGTCACTTGTTTATACATCGGGTACATCAGGGTTACCAAAAGGCGCAATGCTCACATACGGCGCGTTTACTTGGTCTGTTCAAAGGTTAATTGACCATATTGGAATCCAACCTGGCGATCGCCTGTTTTCTTACCTACCGCTTGCTCATATTACAGAACGCGTTTACATCTTTGGTTCTTCAGTAATGGGGGGCGTGGTTACGGCTTTCCCTGAATCTTTAGACACCTTTATTGATGATGTGAAAATGCATCGCCCTACACTGTTTATTTCAGTTCCTCGCTTATGGACTCTATTCCAGCAGCGAATCCAAGACAAATTGCCACAGAAGAAACTGAACTTCTTGCTTAAGATTCCGTTTATCAACAACATCATTAAGAAGAAGCTTGCTGATGGTTTAGGGTTAGACCAAGCTCGCGTTCTTGGATGTGGTTCTGCACCTGTATCACCTGCTCTACTCGCATGGTATGAGAGTGTTGGCCTGCACATTACCGAGGCATGGGGCATGACAGAGTCTTTCGCCTACAGCACGATTAACCACCCGTTTAGAGCCGACAAAATTGGTACTGTAGGTAATGCTGGCCCGGGCATCGAGCTCAAAATTGCAGAAGATGAAGAAATTTTGGTTCGAAGCAAAGGTATGTTCTCTGGTTATTACAAAAATGACATAGCAACCCAAGAGTCTTTTAACTCGGATGGTTGGCTTCATACCGGTGATATCGGTGATATCGATAGTGAAGGTTATCTAACGATTCGTGGACGTAAGAAAGATACCTTTAAAACCTCTAAAGGTAAGTTTGTGGCTCCCGTGCCAATCGAAAACAAACTCTTTGAGTACAGCCGTGTAGAAATGATGTGTTTGATCGGCTTAGGCTTACCGGGCCCGATCCTACTCGTAGTACCGCATGACTTCCCTAATTTTGATCGTGCTCGTTATGAAAGAACAAGTAAACGTGTCATTGAAAAAATGAACGAACAGTTAGCCTCGCATGAGAAGATCAAAGGCGTACTGATGATTAAGGAACCGTGGAGCATTGATAATGGTGTGCTCACCCCAACCCTCAAGATAAAGCGACATATTCTTGAGCAGAAATACCATGAAGTCGGTCATAACTGGCCGAAAGATAAATTAGTGGTTTGGGAAGAATAGTCAAAATCGAGAGGGAGCCATTATGGCTCCTTTTTTGTAAGCTCAAATTATAAGTACTTAGCATAATCAACAGAATCACTACTCTTGCAATCTAAACCGACGTCATTTCTCATTAGATGACTTAACGATTACGAGCCAACAAGTTGGATGGAAATAGATGCCTTTGATATAAGTATGACACCTGGCGTTCAAGTCAACCCATGCTTTGATCCTAACTCCCCGAGAGAAGAGCGTATTAAGGCATTTACTGAATGGTTGCATGAAGAGGTTTCAGAAGTATCTAGGAGCTAACTTTGGCTTTGCAAAGATAGCTTAGACATCACTTATCACACTCGCTTCTCACGTAACTCCTTTTAAATATAGAGAGTTACGTATGTGAATTTTGTTTATTCCCAAAATACTTTCCTCACCTCTTCATTAGCCTGCTCTCGGGTAATACCAACATCTTCAAGCAAATGATCCGATAGTTCAGCTAGGTGCTTTCTCGTTCTACGGTTCTGAAAATAAAGTCTAAATTTAGAATAGAATTTCTTAACTGATAATGATGAAAAGAATGCTTGATGACTATTTGTTCGCGCAGTTATCGTATTCATAACCTTTCTCCTATTGATTTACTGCTTTATCATGGTCAATAATCGACCAACAACACACACGCGACAAACGATAGATACTGACATTCAGTTAAGGAAAACTAATGTGAGAGAGCGAACCCCACCTTTCCAAGGGATCTACTATTTTTATACGGCGGCTGAAACAGGCAGTTTTAAACTTGCCGCTGAAAAGCTGTTTGTCACGGCAGCTGCCGTCAGCCAACAAATTCGTCAACTTGAAGAATGGTTAGGTGCAGACTTGTTTATTCGCCAACACCGAAAAATAGTATTAACCCATGAAGGCGAAGTACTGTACCTGCAAGCGAAGAAAGGCTTTGCCCATATTCAAGATGGTGTGAGGCGAATTAACCAAGATCCTAGCCCTACTCAGCTGTCGATCTCTACCGTGCCTTCCTTTGCTCAGCATTGGCTAGTACCGAGAATTGGCGACTTTCGCGATCGCCACCCTGATCTATCCATGTTAATTGAGCCGACCAATAAGCTAGTCACGTTTGAAGATTCTAATATCGATATCTGCGTTCGATATGGTCATGGAAATTACCCAAATATCGAATCACGCTGGTTGATGGACGAGGTTATTTACCCGGTTTGTCACCCTATTTATCAAGATAAACATGGTATTTATGACATCGACGATCTACATAAAGCTGAGCTTATTGAAGACCGTTGGCCTGATATGGATTGGAGTCTTTGGTTACAAATCGCCGGGGTAAAAGCTGGCCGCACATCATTACAATTTGATGGCTCACATTTTGTGTTAGAAGGTGCGCTATCCGTTCAAGGTGTCGCACTCGTTAAGCACAGCTTGGTCCACCGCTATCTCCAAGAAAAGAAACTGGTGCGAATTGGTAATATGGCGCTGAAGCCTAAATATAATTACTTTTTATGTGCGCCCCCAGGTTACTTTCATCGAGAAAAGATAAAGCGTTTCGAAGAATGGATGCAGGCTCAGGTTAAATTGTTTGGTGATACAGGTAGAGAAGAGCTTTCGATTATCCACACCGATTACGAACTAAAATGGTCTGATAATTCATAAAGCGA is a genomic window containing:
- a CDS encoding transglycosylase SLT domain-containing protein; amino-acid sequence: MRDSLASYEELQENQRLQRIVVPKSKEIQEIRASQTTPPVLLSLPITDSVSNKYLIYQTHIEHSATKWKIPASLIIAMIHAESFFDPNVVSHASAIGLMQILVNGGAAEVSRELYDNRPIRAQDLFIPEFNIDVGTAYLHLLETKYLNNIRSTNARRLLAIASYNCGLSNLMKYSFGDKNLNTFAKNINKLSDDELYIMLTTQLRIAETRTYVAKVYKLNKQYRALLN
- a CDS encoding Flp family type IVb pilin codes for the protein MITKFYVYTTNFIADLRKDERGVTAIEYGLIAIAMAVLLVTAFYSNDGFVDDLALGFKNLGKELGQEAALIKE
- a CDS encoding LysR family transcriptional regulator, whose protein sequence is MRERTPPFQGIYYFYTAAETGSFKLAAEKLFVTAAAVSQQIRQLEEWLGADLFIRQHRKIVLTHEGEVLYLQAKKGFAHIQDGVRRINQDPSPTQLSISTVPSFAQHWLVPRIGDFRDRHPDLSMLIEPTNKLVTFEDSNIDICVRYGHGNYPNIESRWLMDEVIYPVCHPIYQDKHGIYDIDDLHKAELIEDRWPDMDWSLWLQIAGVKAGRTSLQFDGSHFVLEGALSVQGVALVKHSLVHRYLQEKKLVRIGNMALKPKYNYFLCAPPGYFHREKIKRFEEWMQAQVKLFGDTGREELSIIHTDYELKWSDNS
- a CDS encoding prepilin peptidase; translation: MGQIRYTEHMLLCSLLLLLSYVVFSDLKYRRISNKTVGCALFISILIGHNHFSIDFFYSLAFLYCVLLIIYAFKVIGGGDIKLMGALSLATPPSFWPYTYVVIAVIGGLLALIYLILKIIDNRFQLGLIKFAGIPYGIAISFGFVFSIMQYIYVGEM
- a CDS encoding DUF1127 domain-containing protein, with amino-acid sequence MNTITARTNSHQAFFSSLSVKKFYSKFRLYFQNRRTRKHLAELSDHLLEDVGITREQANEEVRKVFWE
- a CDS encoding LysR family transcriptional regulator; the encoded protein is MKLTLDNLISFHTVASEGSFSCAARKLGKSQSTISGAIKNLEQDLGYLLLDRGNHTITLTDKGKKIYALATPIIFKHQELNNIANNLSNSNLTKIKVGIDLLMLNSNVRSALIEFSEEFPEVEIKVVTKPSYILGDYINRNKIDIAIGNPYHKTIYDFNIEELFLVNCIWVASKEIVKNSNFNSQKNRLLLLDGYKDIIDFSIISSHNIWVLDDISTILELCSAGKGIALLPQHIIETKSEINQLVKIPSDTQLFGKQIYASMIWPLHSEFGKYHQWIHNKLRSTYHL
- the cpaB gene encoding Flp pilus assembly protein CpaB — protein: MRSRLAIIIALIAIGLGVYGLILNPSDNQTKETVTSPTKEDVYVQVWRAKTDLDRGKPLSSEQVVREQILLDLALEKGVRSDIELDFSPSTLLNRNIIAGSLVMPEFQVAKGNSGYIDLLISDGKEPFPLQVSRENLVAGYIRPGVFVDILAISSPQDNLSVEEATIEYTGVHAKHLLRNAKVLGVEQNEENDSLIRADTQASQEDAIIIILEIDPKDIARLSIAEKTMHLEVYRSYEYEEPVQANVRNVIENYSGVAELRGASRLSNQGDEL
- a CDS encoding AMP-binding protein; the encoded protein is MIQPNEFSQEQATALPTPNDMILKWAEERPDEVYLKQIINRQFVEFTYKEVADKALKLASALEGLGAQPGDRVALVSKNCAEWFICDLAMMLGDFVSVPIFPTAGADTIQYCIEHSESKIVIAGKLDDPKATQKVLDDNPSLTSISLPYDTAAKCQHTFEQLIETHEPSTKRPQHHDDKLMSLVYTSGTSGLPKGAMLTYGAFTWSVQRLIDHIGIQPGDRLFSYLPLAHITERVYIFGSSVMGGVVTAFPESLDTFIDDVKMHRPTLFISVPRLWTLFQQRIQDKLPQKKLNFLLKIPFINNIIKKKLADGLGLDQARVLGCGSAPVSPALLAWYESVGLHITEAWGMTESFAYSTINHPFRADKIGTVGNAGPGIELKIAEDEEILVRSKGMFSGYYKNDIATQESFNSDGWLHTGDIGDIDSEGYLTIRGRKKDTFKTSKGKFVAPVPIENKLFEYSRVEMMCLIGLGLPGPILLVVPHDFPNFDRARYERTSKRVIEKMNEQLASHEKIKGVLMIKEPWSIDNGVLTPTLKIKRHILEQKYHEVGHNWPKDKLVVWEE